The Bombus fervidus isolate BK054 chromosome 1, iyBomFerv1, whole genome shotgun sequence genome includes a window with the following:
- the LOC139990437 gene encoding protein fem-1 homolog CG6966 isoform X2 — protein MEYEVNDEDYFTRELFQNREKDEVVKLVSTTNHGTTPLVIACRNGHYDVAEYLIEKCGANVNQPGLVMFDGEMIERAPPLWCAAAAGHLVLVKLLVRNGAQVNATTKTLSTPLRAACFDGHFDIVRFLVGHGADIEMANRHGHTSLMIACYKSHLKIVKYLLHLKANINRKSIKGNTALHDCAESGSLEVVKVLLEYGARMDVDSYGMSPLLTAAVTGHKHIVQYFISIPGFVDRKDRIDALELLGATFVDKKRDMMGALQCWKQAMNERYRNDPVIPKPAPSPIVAAYDFAREITDPEALDGLLNDPDEMRMQALVIRERILGPAHPDTSYYIRYRGAVYADGGMFNRCIELWNYALDMQQSMLEPLDPMTQSSLFSFTELFSFIIGRQINTGVRIPQIQRNELLRVFRKAVLEVKLGKEMLDKGPSRGRDIAYLNRVLINTLHLVSLLTHDIPDEDSEENTELHRALYSLVQINPKDNNDRTVLHLVFSEKNTILGAGPKTLKFPSAYLIKALLKVGADVTAIDATGSTVLHLAAMFHPQIELINIILEAGAHFDAVNKMGSTFESLIWSNNVCDTSARSLIYPMRHTKLACLAARVVRKTCDIKLVPIHLRDFVKMH, from the exons gaattatttcaaaatcgaGAGAAAGATGAGGTAGTGAAGTTGGTCAGTACAACAAACCATGGTACGACACCGTTAGTTATCGCCTGCCGAAATGGACATTATGACGTAGCTGAATACCTTATTGAAAAATGTGGAGCGAACGTCAATCAACCCGGTTTAG TGATGTTCGATGGAGAAATGATCGAGCGCGCGCCACCTTTATGGTGCGCTGCAGCTGCCGGTCACTTGGTTTTAGTTAAGTTACTAGTGAGAAATGGCGCCCAAGTAAATGCCACCACTAAAACGCTTTCCACACCTCTACGAGCAGCTTGTTTCGACGGCCACTTCGATATTGTTAGATTTTTGGTGGGTCACGGTGCAG ATATTGAGATGGCAAACCGTCATGGCCATACAAGTTTGATGATCGCTTGTTACAAAAGTCATCTTAAAATCGTCAAGTATCTACTTCACCTGAAAGCGAACATTAACCGAAAATCCATAAAGGGTAACACAGCACTTCACGATTGTGCTGAGAGCGGGTCTCTAGAAGTCGTGAAGGTACTCCTCGAGTATGGTGCTCGGATGGACGTGGACTCCTACGGGATGTCACCACTCCTTACAGCAGCAGTAACAG GTCATAAACATATTGTCCAATACTTTATCAGTATACCGGGCTTTGTGGATCGCAAGGACCGCATAGACGCACTGGAATTACTGGGCGCTACATTTGTGGATAAGAAGAGAGACATGATGGGAGCACTTCAATGCTGGAAACAAGCAATGAACGAAAG ATATCGAAATGATCCAGTGATACCGAAACCAGCACCATCACCAATTGTAGCTGCTTACGATTTTGCACGGGAAATTACCGATCCTGAGGCACTGGATGGATTATTAAACGATCCGGATGAAATGCGAATGCAAGCACTTGTAATTAGAGAACGAATATTAGGACCAGCTCATCCTGACACCAGTTACTATATTCGCTACAGAGGAGCTGTATACGCGGATGGTGGAATGTTCAATCGCTGTATAGAACTTTGGAACTATGCCTTAGATATGCAGCAAAGCATGCTGGAACCACTCGATCCAATGACCCAGAGTTCACTTTTTAGTTTTACCGAACTTTTTAGTTTCATTATAGGTAGACAAATAAATACAGGAGTTAGAATACCACAAATTCAGAGAAATGAACTTCTTAGAGTGTTCAGGAAAGCT GTTTTGGAAGTGAAATTAGGAAAAGAAATGTTGGACAAAGGACCGTCTCGTGGACGTGATATTGCCTATTTGAACAGAGTTCTCATCAACACTTTACATCTAGTAAGTTTATTGACTCACGACATACCAGATGAAGACTCTGAGGAAAATACTGAACTGCATCGAGCGCTTTATAGCTTAGTTCAAATAAATCCCAAAGACAATAAC GATCGAACTGTGTTGCATTTAGTTTTTAGCGAAAAGAATACTATACTCGGAGCTGGTCCTAAAACTCTTAAATTTCCTTCTGCGTATTTAATAAAGGCTCTTCTAAAAGTTGGCGCTGACGTCACAGCAATAGATGCAACTGGAAGTACGGTATTACACCTTGCTGCAATGTTCCATCCGCAAATCgaacttattaatattattcttgAAGCCGGTGCACATTTTGATGCTGTTAATAAAATGGGTAGCACGTTCGAATCGTTGATATGGAGTAACAACGTGTGTGATACTTCAGCACGGAGTTTGATATATCCCATGAGACACACTAAACTCGCCTGTCTAGCAGCGAGGGTAGTAAGGAAAACATGCGATATAAAGTTGGTCCCAATACATCTTCGAGACTTTGTTAAAATGCACTAG
- the LOC139990437 gene encoding protein fem-1 homolog CG6966 isoform X1, producing the protein MYVKMDVKKMMYSVVREGKLARLKELFQNREKDEVVKLVSTTNHGTTPLVIACRNGHYDVAEYLIEKCGANVNQPGLVMFDGEMIERAPPLWCAAAAGHLVLVKLLVRNGAQVNATTKTLSTPLRAACFDGHFDIVRFLVGHGADIEMANRHGHTSLMIACYKSHLKIVKYLLHLKANINRKSIKGNTALHDCAESGSLEVVKVLLEYGARMDVDSYGMSPLLTAAVTGHKHIVQYFISIPGFVDRKDRIDALELLGATFVDKKRDMMGALQCWKQAMNERYRNDPVIPKPAPSPIVAAYDFAREITDPEALDGLLNDPDEMRMQALVIRERILGPAHPDTSYYIRYRGAVYADGGMFNRCIELWNYALDMQQSMLEPLDPMTQSSLFSFTELFSFIIGRQINTGVRIPQIQRNELLRVFRKAVLEVKLGKEMLDKGPSRGRDIAYLNRVLINTLHLVSLLTHDIPDEDSEENTELHRALYSLVQINPKDNNDRTVLHLVFSEKNTILGAGPKTLKFPSAYLIKALLKVGADVTAIDATGSTVLHLAAMFHPQIELINIILEAGAHFDAVNKMGSTFESLIWSNNVCDTSARSLIYPMRHTKLACLAARVVRKTCDIKLVPIHLRDFVKMH; encoded by the exons gaattatttcaaaatcgaGAGAAAGATGAGGTAGTGAAGTTGGTCAGTACAACAAACCATGGTACGACACCGTTAGTTATCGCCTGCCGAAATGGACATTATGACGTAGCTGAATACCTTATTGAAAAATGTGGAGCGAACGTCAATCAACCCGGTTTAG TGATGTTCGATGGAGAAATGATCGAGCGCGCGCCACCTTTATGGTGCGCTGCAGCTGCCGGTCACTTGGTTTTAGTTAAGTTACTAGTGAGAAATGGCGCCCAAGTAAATGCCACCACTAAAACGCTTTCCACACCTCTACGAGCAGCTTGTTTCGACGGCCACTTCGATATTGTTAGATTTTTGGTGGGTCACGGTGCAG ATATTGAGATGGCAAACCGTCATGGCCATACAAGTTTGATGATCGCTTGTTACAAAAGTCATCTTAAAATCGTCAAGTATCTACTTCACCTGAAAGCGAACATTAACCGAAAATCCATAAAGGGTAACACAGCACTTCACGATTGTGCTGAGAGCGGGTCTCTAGAAGTCGTGAAGGTACTCCTCGAGTATGGTGCTCGGATGGACGTGGACTCCTACGGGATGTCACCACTCCTTACAGCAGCAGTAACAG GTCATAAACATATTGTCCAATACTTTATCAGTATACCGGGCTTTGTGGATCGCAAGGACCGCATAGACGCACTGGAATTACTGGGCGCTACATTTGTGGATAAGAAGAGAGACATGATGGGAGCACTTCAATGCTGGAAACAAGCAATGAACGAAAG ATATCGAAATGATCCAGTGATACCGAAACCAGCACCATCACCAATTGTAGCTGCTTACGATTTTGCACGGGAAATTACCGATCCTGAGGCACTGGATGGATTATTAAACGATCCGGATGAAATGCGAATGCAAGCACTTGTAATTAGAGAACGAATATTAGGACCAGCTCATCCTGACACCAGTTACTATATTCGCTACAGAGGAGCTGTATACGCGGATGGTGGAATGTTCAATCGCTGTATAGAACTTTGGAACTATGCCTTAGATATGCAGCAAAGCATGCTGGAACCACTCGATCCAATGACCCAGAGTTCACTTTTTAGTTTTACCGAACTTTTTAGTTTCATTATAGGTAGACAAATAAATACAGGAGTTAGAATACCACAAATTCAGAGAAATGAACTTCTTAGAGTGTTCAGGAAAGCT GTTTTGGAAGTGAAATTAGGAAAAGAAATGTTGGACAAAGGACCGTCTCGTGGACGTGATATTGCCTATTTGAACAGAGTTCTCATCAACACTTTACATCTAGTAAGTTTATTGACTCACGACATACCAGATGAAGACTCTGAGGAAAATACTGAACTGCATCGAGCGCTTTATAGCTTAGTTCAAATAAATCCCAAAGACAATAAC GATCGAACTGTGTTGCATTTAGTTTTTAGCGAAAAGAATACTATACTCGGAGCTGGTCCTAAAACTCTTAAATTTCCTTCTGCGTATTTAATAAAGGCTCTTCTAAAAGTTGGCGCTGACGTCACAGCAATAGATGCAACTGGAAGTACGGTATTACACCTTGCTGCAATGTTCCATCCGCAAATCgaacttattaatattattcttgAAGCCGGTGCACATTTTGATGCTGTTAATAAAATGGGTAGCACGTTCGAATCGTTGATATGGAGTAACAACGTGTGTGATACTTCAGCACGGAGTTTGATATATCCCATGAGACACACTAAACTCGCCTGTCTAGCAGCGAGGGTAGTAAGGAAAACATGCGATATAAAGTTGGTCCCAATACATCTTCGAGACTTTGTTAAAATGCACTAG